From Haloglomus litoreum, the proteins below share one genomic window:
- a CDS encoding type B DNA-directed DNA polymerase, protein MVLKIDFQDGAVLVWRVTPDGVTAERVADYTPTICVHAEGGSLDDIRPHLRTHPQVAATARTHHRPGFRHEAAPMLRVDVTDVGAITDVARQIQQWDRPGAYRLFDVDLSPEFRYCLETGTEPTPTETRELECLRLAATEADLATNPLPRLTVGEQVIEGPDTIIETVTRRLHRTDPDILVVSAAALVPRLFELADRVCNRSFQLGRRPGYQQRAGRSTYTSYGQVGHSPARYSVPGRVLINEQHSFMWSETNLAGCLDLVERSGKPLQELGWASIGNILTAIQIREARERDVRVPWNSWRHEFFKSMRTLHEADRGGFTFEPEVGIHEDVHELDFSSMYPNIMVTRNISPETVCCDCHTSDDVPGLDYSICDERGYLADVLKPIIDDRAAIKAELQTVDDLEREQALQGRSAALKWILVSCFGYQGFSNAKFGRIECHEAINAVAREILLDAKELLEANGWRVVHGIVDSLWVTAMADREQTPLEEVCETVSEAIAIDLEHEAAYDWIAFVPQRTSDAGALTKYFGKEAGINDRYKYRGIECRQRSTSAYVDRVQRGFIQTYSEHREPQAVCDILQRRLDELNRGAVDARELLITQRVSKPLEEYEQRTRSVSALRRAESQGIGVHPGESIEYLVANDATHSRDRVRLAFEVTAETAYDASFYRERLLRAAESVLSPTGWRESDIEAYLADRSDASLRTY, encoded by the coding sequence ATGGTTCTGAAGATTGACTTTCAGGACGGAGCGGTGCTGGTCTGGCGGGTCACCCCCGACGGCGTGACCGCCGAACGGGTTGCCGACTACACGCCCACGATCTGTGTCCACGCTGAGGGCGGATCCCTAGACGATATCCGGCCGCATCTTCGCACTCACCCGCAAGTTGCAGCGACCGCCCGTACCCACCACCGTCCGGGCTTCCGGCACGAGGCCGCCCCGATGCTCCGCGTCGATGTGACCGACGTTGGAGCGATTACCGACGTAGCCCGACAGATCCAACAGTGGGACCGGCCAGGCGCCTACCGGTTGTTCGACGTGGACCTCTCGCCGGAGTTCCGCTACTGTCTGGAGACGGGGACCGAGCCGACGCCCACCGAGACCCGCGAGCTCGAATGCCTCCGGCTGGCCGCGACCGAGGCCGACCTGGCGACCAACCCGTTGCCACGGCTGACCGTCGGCGAGCAGGTGATTGAGGGCCCCGACACCATCATCGAGACGGTTACCCGACGCCTCCACCGGACCGACCCGGATATTCTGGTCGTGAGTGCAGCAGCGCTCGTCCCCCGACTGTTCGAGCTGGCCGACCGTGTCTGCAATCGGTCGTTCCAGCTGGGGCGGCGCCCGGGCTACCAGCAACGAGCGGGGCGGTCGACCTATACGAGCTACGGACAGGTCGGCCACTCACCAGCCCGCTATTCCGTCCCCGGACGGGTTCTCATCAACGAGCAACACTCGTTCATGTGGTCGGAGACGAATCTGGCGGGCTGTCTCGATCTCGTCGAGCGCTCGGGGAAGCCACTCCAGGAGCTCGGCTGGGCCTCCATCGGGAATATCCTCACCGCCATCCAGATTCGCGAGGCGCGCGAGCGGGACGTCCGCGTGCCGTGGAACTCCTGGCGACATGAATTCTTCAAATCGATGCGCACGCTCCACGAGGCCGACCGCGGCGGGTTCACCTTCGAGCCCGAGGTCGGCATCCACGAGGACGTCCACGAACTCGATTTCTCGTCGATGTATCCGAATATCATGGTGACACGGAACATCAGCCCGGAGACGGTCTGCTGTGACTGTCACACCAGCGACGACGTGCCAGGGCTGGACTATTCGATCTGCGACGAACGGGGCTATCTCGCGGATGTGCTAAAGCCGATTATCGACGACCGGGCCGCGATCAAGGCCGAACTACAGACCGTCGATGACCTCGAGCGAGAGCAGGCGCTTCAGGGACGCTCGGCGGCACTGAAGTGGATCCTCGTCTCCTGCTTCGGGTACCAGGGGTTCAGCAACGCCAAGTTCGGTCGTATCGAGTGCCACGAGGCGATCAATGCGGTCGCCCGGGAGATCCTCCTCGACGCGAAGGAGCTCCTCGAAGCGAACGGCTGGCGTGTGGTCCACGGCATCGTCGACAGCCTTTGGGTGACCGCGATGGCCGACCGCGAGCAGACACCGCTCGAAGAAGTTTGCGAGACAGTCAGCGAGGCAATTGCAATCGACCTCGAACACGAGGCGGCGTACGACTGGATCGCGTTCGTTCCACAGCGGACCTCGGATGCGGGCGCGCTCACGAAGTACTTCGGCAAAGAGGCAGGTATCAACGATCGCTACAAGTATCGCGGCATCGAGTGTCGACAGCGCTCCACCTCAGCGTACGTCGACCGCGTGCAACGTGGATTTATCCAGACGTACTCGGAACACCGTGAGCCGCAGGCGGTGTGCGACATTCTCCAACGACGGCTGGATGAACTCAACCGGGGCGCAGTCGACGCGAGAGAACTGCTCATCACCCAGCGAGTCTCGAAACCGCTCGAGGAGTACGAGCAGCGCACGCGGTCGGTATCGGCGTTGCGGCGCGCTGAGTCTCAGGGTATCGGCGTCCATCCGGGCGAATCCATCGAGTACCTCGTCGCCAACGACGCGACACATTCGCGCGATCGAGTTCGGTTGGCGTTCGAAGTCACTGCCGAGACCGCATATGATGCCTCGTTCTACCGGGAACGACTACTCCGAGCAGCTGAGAGTGTCCTCTCCCCGACGGGATGGCGGGAATCAGATATTGAGGCGTACCTGGCGGACCGCTCGGATGCGAGTCTTCGGACGTATTGA
- a CDS encoding restriction endonuclease, protein MSDIIANIDPRDLEELVAAVLRAMDYTAQTTAKGPDYGVDVIAHPDALGFEEPQIKVQVKHTTSAVGNQALGRFLGTINEGEKGLYVSTGGYTTPARREVRNHSRTVTLRDRDGFIELLLEHYPDLDQEYKAMVPLKRVYVPTEEG, encoded by the coding sequence ATCTCCGACATCATCGCCAATATCGATCCCCGCGACCTCGAGGAGCTGGTCGCCGCCGTGTTGCGGGCGATGGACTACACCGCACAGACGACCGCGAAGGGCCCGGACTACGGCGTCGACGTCATCGCCCACCCGGATGCGCTGGGCTTCGAGGAACCCCAGATCAAGGTCCAGGTCAAACACACGACGAGTGCGGTCGGCAATCAAGCGCTCGGACGGTTCCTCGGCACCATCAACGAGGGCGAGAAAGGGCTGTACGTCTCGACCGGCGGCTACACCACGCCCGCCCGACGCGAGGTCAGAAACCACAGCCGCACCGTGACACTGCGCGACCGGGACGGATTCATCGAGCTCCTCCTAGAGCACTACCCCGACCTCGACCAGGAGTACAAGGCCATGGTACCGTTGAAGCGGGTGTACGTGCCGACGGAGGAGGGGTGA
- a CDS encoding McrB family protein produces the protein MVEFGDEALQANFKLFLEGRNIYKVDCGDRDGWQRWKRLNRVEYPEEPDETQGYVNTFKDIEVGDVVLAQHIGGEEGTKHTFGFGVVAHGDEFYDPESIPVDPDTGDPLALWVSWVTVADNGEHITADVPAEFPEEPVIAVSQEYFEDLLEGLGGESYPPDNDVLINRLIAAPSESPGFGLAEWLAESLDGDFEYFILKTGDDEYDDEPDSSYHFRENIPGCNQLNTAVPDVRFVYLEDGEFYAVGSLGEVETKDRDGVSHYFAEVTQYHEIDPIPRETVEEQLTIDFPIQYGIIKIEESDYEHILGSNTARDPRAATDELLEEESGQAHLYRQALAHLVAGKNLVFYGPPGTGKTRAARKLSNAICAGDYSLVTANAEWSNYQVVGGYAPSEDGFEPQQGFLTKAAADCQQTLQQPADAHPTWLLIDELNRANLDEAFGDVFTLLDIDYRTSRKLSYAPNADDVPVPLSFRILATMNTYDQAQLFSLGYAFRRRFAFVRVPSLMDNGGQAPTTSEPTHDPSPPDLTPGSETTIDVVRDVIPEYFLLGVDDGVGVSAADVAVVLENLATPTQLQQTMEALDEHEELRTGALDWLQTLAYFAQEVIKRDVVEIGQALLIDAAKYVVAYQLLFPEQLDRSVLDQAVVSYLVPQFEHFMPELRRAETIDQDSHAAEDFQEIIDLANQLGLPETASVLAAAKEDKRVLE, from the coding sequence ATGGTCGAATTCGGTGACGAAGCTCTCCAGGCGAATTTCAAGCTGTTCCTCGAGGGCCGGAACATCTACAAAGTGGATTGTGGTGACCGTGATGGGTGGCAGCGGTGGAAACGATTGAATCGGGTAGAATACCCCGAAGAGCCGGATGAGACGCAAGGATATGTGAATACATTCAAAGATATTGAGGTCGGCGATGTCGTTCTTGCCCAGCACATCGGCGGCGAAGAAGGCACCAAACACACCTTTGGTTTCGGGGTCGTCGCACACGGAGACGAATTCTATGACCCGGAGTCGATTCCCGTTGATCCGGATACTGGAGACCCACTCGCGTTGTGGGTTTCATGGGTCACAGTAGCGGATAATGGGGAACACATCACCGCCGATGTTCCGGCAGAGTTCCCCGAGGAGCCGGTGATTGCGGTTTCACAGGAATACTTCGAGGATTTGTTGGAGGGGTTGGGTGGAGAGTCGTACCCACCTGATAATGATGTCCTCATCAATCGTCTAATTGCCGCACCGAGCGAGAGTCCGGGATTTGGGCTTGCTGAATGGCTTGCCGAAAGTCTCGACGGAGACTTCGAGTATTTCATCCTCAAGACGGGTGACGACGAGTATGATGATGAGCCAGATAGTTCGTACCACTTCAGAGAGAACATCCCTGGCTGTAACCAACTGAATACAGCGGTCCCGGATGTCCGATTCGTTTACCTCGAGGACGGCGAGTTCTACGCTGTCGGCTCCCTCGGGGAGGTTGAAACCAAAGATCGGGATGGAGTGAGTCATTATTTCGCCGAGGTAACTCAGTACCACGAAATCGATCCGATTCCGCGTGAGACTGTCGAAGAGCAGCTTACCATCGATTTTCCGATTCAGTATGGGATCATCAAGATCGAAGAGTCCGACTACGAGCATATCCTCGGCAGCAACACTGCCCGTGACCCGCGAGCCGCGACCGACGAGCTCCTCGAAGAGGAATCCGGGCAAGCCCACCTCTATCGGCAGGCGCTGGCTCATCTCGTGGCTGGCAAAAATCTCGTCTTCTATGGCCCACCGGGAACCGGGAAAACGCGGGCAGCTCGGAAGCTTTCAAACGCGATTTGCGCGGGCGATTACTCGCTGGTGACGGCGAATGCAGAGTGGTCGAACTACCAGGTTGTCGGCGGGTATGCGCCTTCTGAAGACGGGTTCGAACCGCAGCAAGGATTCCTGACAAAGGCGGCCGCTGATTGTCAGCAGACGCTCCAGCAGCCAGCTGACGCCCATCCGACTTGGTTGCTGATCGACGAGCTCAATCGGGCGAATCTCGACGAGGCCTTCGGTGACGTCTTCACGCTGCTCGATATCGACTACAGAACCTCCCGCAAGCTCTCATACGCACCGAACGCGGACGACGTCCCAGTTCCTCTCTCGTTCCGGATTCTCGCCACGATGAACACGTATGACCAGGCGCAGCTGTTCTCGCTGGGCTATGCATTCAGGCGGCGCTTTGCCTTCGTCCGGGTCCCCTCGCTGATGGACAATGGGGGCCAAGCACCCACAACCAGCGAGCCGACTCACGACCCTTCTCCTCCTGATCTGACTCCCGGAAGTGAAACGACAATCGATGTCGTACGGGATGTGATTCCGGAATATTTCCTCCTTGGAGTTGACGACGGTGTGGGTGTTTCCGCTGCAGACGTTGCAGTGGTGCTGGAAAACCTGGCGACCCCCACACAGCTCCAGCAAACCATGGAGGCACTAGATGAGCACGAAGAACTCCGGACGGGGGCGCTCGACTGGCTCCAAACGCTCGCCTATTTCGCTCAAGAGGTGATCAAGCGTGACGTCGTCGAAATCGGACAAGCGCTCCTCATCGACGCCGCGAAATACGTTGTCGCCTATCAACTGCTCTTCCCGGAGCAGCTTGACCGTAGTGTGCTTGATCAGGCCGTGGTGTCGTATCTCGTCCCGCAATTCGAGCACTTCATGCCGGAGCTCCGCCGTGCAGAAACAATCGATCAGGATAGCCACGCAGCTGAGGACTTCCAGGAGATCATTGATCTCGCGAATCAGCTCGGGCTGCCAGAAACCGCGTCTGTCCTGGCTGCGGCGAAAGAAGACAAGCGCGTGCTCGAGTAG
- a CDS encoding Cdc6/Cdc18 family protein produces the protein MIEDARVLQAEWVPREVEHRNPELNALSNALEPITDGEPAETALLVGPSGVGKTCCAQFTLERLREAVLDIEYQRVNCWQDYSRFRTLYRILDGIGETLDIHRQSTAHDELLERLRDYDGPPYVVVLDEVDQLEDTRVLYDLYSIDGLSMILIANREEDLFGRLDDRVVSRLQSARRVRFEKYGLEQIVSILEARVRWGLEEGAIERPELERIADTAAGDARVAIGILRAAAREAERREVPRITDDILDIAIPRAQANITESTVEKLNEHQQILYNILAEEEELRPPALYEAYRDRIDEPRTNRTVRNYLQKMAHYNLIRAEGKGRARTYLIDG, from the coding sequence ATGATCGAAGATGCTCGTGTCCTGCAAGCGGAGTGGGTCCCGCGGGAGGTCGAGCATCGGAACCCGGAACTCAACGCCCTCTCGAACGCACTCGAGCCAATAACCGATGGCGAACCCGCCGAGACGGCGTTGCTGGTTGGACCCTCGGGCGTGGGGAAAACGTGCTGTGCTCAGTTCACGCTCGAGCGACTCCGGGAGGCTGTCCTCGATATCGAGTACCAGCGGGTGAACTGCTGGCAAGATTACTCCCGCTTCCGGACCCTCTACCGCATCCTCGATGGAATCGGGGAGACGCTTGATATCCACCGGCAATCGACTGCCCACGACGAGTTACTTGAACGGCTCCGGGACTACGACGGCCCGCCCTACGTTGTCGTCCTAGATGAGGTCGACCAGCTCGAGGACACGCGGGTGCTGTACGACCTCTATTCGATTGATGGCCTCTCGATGATCCTGATTGCGAATCGGGAGGAGGACCTGTTCGGTCGGCTTGATGACCGGGTCGTCAGTCGCCTCCAGAGTGCCCGCCGCGTCCGCTTCGAGAAATACGGTCTCGAGCAAATCGTGTCGATTCTCGAGGCCCGAGTCCGCTGGGGACTGGAAGAAGGTGCGATCGAACGGCCGGAACTGGAACGTATCGCAGACACGGCCGCCGGTGACGCGCGGGTCGCAATCGGGATTCTGCGGGCAGCCGCGCGTGAAGCTGAGCGGCGGGAGGTCCCGCGCATCACCGACGACATCCTCGACATCGCGATTCCCCGAGCCCAGGCAAACATCACCGAATCGACGGTGGAGAAGCTCAACGAGCACCAGCAGATCCTCTACAACATTCTCGCCGAGGAAGAAGAGCTCCGGCCCCCAGCTCTCTACGAAGCCTACCGCGACCGTATCGATGAGCCACGAACCAACCGAACGGTCCGGAACTATCTCCAGAAGATGGCCCACTACAACCTTATCCGGGCCGAGGGCAAGGGCCGCGCCCGGACCTACCTGATAGACGGGTAG
- a CDS encoding Cdc6/Cdc18 family protein, which produces MITDARVLDTDFVPSDILHRHDELNALSQSLALPLEQHYGDRSYVFGPSGSGKTCLARYLLHTLRETHPKISTQYINAWHHHAPFAFLFQLVDGVGPTHDIDERSTSHDELLNRVRERDEELYVVVIDEADQLDDPQLLYHLNRMAHLHLIFVANQEEQFFATLDDRLFSRLSVGERVHLDRYSDDEIQAILERRATAGLELNVAPAPIREQIAALADGDARCAIEMLKVAARTARAAGHTQITTGDVIQAETTARENLRQKTVSKLTRHQRVLYEILQAADEPVPMGTVSEEYRHRVSNPKTRQTLRRYLKKLASYNLVTIEGATSGRTYAAV; this is translated from the coding sequence ATGATAACCGATGCTCGCGTCCTGGATACGGACTTCGTCCCCAGTGACATCCTCCACCGACATGACGAGCTCAATGCGCTGAGTCAATCGCTGGCGTTGCCGCTCGAACAGCACTATGGCGATCGCTCGTATGTCTTCGGCCCCTCCGGGTCGGGGAAGACCTGTCTTGCGCGCTACCTCCTGCACACGCTTCGGGAGACCCATCCGAAGATTTCGACGCAGTATATCAACGCCTGGCACCACCACGCTCCCTTTGCGTTCCTCTTCCAGCTCGTCGACGGCGTTGGACCAACCCACGATATCGATGAGCGGTCCACCAGTCATGACGAACTGCTCAATCGAGTTCGGGAACGCGATGAGGAGCTCTACGTGGTCGTCATCGACGAGGCCGACCAGTTGGACGACCCGCAACTGTTGTATCATCTCAACCGCATGGCACACCTCCATCTCATCTTTGTCGCGAATCAGGAGGAACAGTTCTTCGCGACGCTTGATGACCGACTCTTCTCACGCCTCAGCGTCGGTGAGCGGGTTCATCTGGACCGGTATAGCGACGACGAGATTCAGGCGATTCTGGAACGCCGGGCCACAGCCGGGCTGGAGCTGAACGTGGCCCCGGCCCCGATTCGCGAGCAGATCGCAGCGCTGGCCGACGGCGACGCCCGGTGTGCCATCGAGATGCTGAAAGTGGCCGCCCGGACAGCGCGGGCGGCCGGTCATACCCAGATTACAACGGGAGATGTGATCCAGGCGGAAACGACGGCTCGTGAGAACCTCCGGCAGAAGACGGTCTCGAAGTTGACGCGACATCAGCGGGTGCTGTATGAGATCCTGCAGGCAGCTGACGAGCCTGTTCCGATGGGGACAGTCAGTGAGGAGTATCGGCACCGAGTAAGCAACCCGAAGACTCGGCAGACCCTCAGGCGGTATCTCAAGAAGCTCGCGAGCTACAATCTGGTCACGATCGAGGGCGCGACGAGCGGCCGGACGTACGCGGCGGTGTAA
- a CDS encoding UvrD-helicase domain-containing protein, whose product MTEPSPNDQQEQLITQTEGIYRVNAGAGTGKTFAVTRRYGEILETTDATPDDILLVTFTRNAAAEMKDRIVQQTDYDLRELQDAPISTFHAYCYQLLRRYGHTIPEALGIDDQIPDGLDLLEDEVQERQHFRTFMSRFADRHPEHEDLLRIFRDRRTLRSVIQQLAAKGVIPQREGWYRDTAAPLEGDRDAFLETVAETNAPNEGANGPKNSDARGAVGGWDVTEYAPDAPTKAELHDDPQVSEDLVFDAFDEDREALRAFLHDVYIEYLEFALSRNYLTQGLMLALAFVMLCEDPTVRTAVGHDYVMVDEFQDTNELQFKITLLLASANNICVVGDWKQSIYGFQYTSVENITEFESRLQQYADELNSDTERISYPVDEVEPIPLFQNYRSSASILDIAEQSLSIPATYSEDLDEDPLADEEQLEATNYVDNARIDAYRADDEYALILDRIQTIVDNEAYAVEVRDEPASTAEMSPEEQRAAEQERLGAPSYSDIAVFTRKRKFARELLDRAAEYDIPIAYEGGVELFDTPEAKLLLAWLRICESDDPRGWAVVLERAGHTFEQTETLLAEEAYPDAMVAFRDELLELETLGGLAQRVFDRYNIANAFADALLDHLTSVYEGTLLTRGEAITYITDNLENGSTVDIDTSPGQDAVTLQTIHGAKGLEYPIVLLGNLNYRAFPHYGQPPSSPVVYQEPLGLRQRKVFTDTGTHPHVFSNWRYDLLRSCLPSEYDEERRLLYVAMTRAQRHLLFTAGEEPSLFFTELPVEADELEPEPRTVDTSTETAADYEVTIPDASGLPRRHGVHDIMDDSVYQEVTEGRGKEFGDALHDFAEAYVLGEAGAPANEDQENVARLLDGLDGECSAEETVLLPLTTDPKVTLTGIIDLLHITPDRVEVIDYKTDLSRVAESEYQKQLSAYYHVLTTVYPDREVRLAVFYTADDELVTIDPIAEDEFTQLVKAALIEDT is encoded by the coding sequence ATGACTGAGCCATCACCGAACGACCAGCAGGAGCAGTTGATCACGCAGACCGAGGGCATCTATCGCGTCAACGCCGGCGCAGGAACTGGAAAGACGTTCGCCGTCACCCGCCGGTACGGCGAAATTCTTGAAACGACCGACGCCACGCCAGACGATATCCTGCTGGTGACGTTCACGCGGAACGCGGCGGCGGAGATGAAAGATCGGATCGTTCAGCAGACCGACTACGACCTCCGAGAGCTGCAGGACGCACCGATCAGCACGTTCCACGCCTACTGCTATCAACTGCTCCGCCGGTACGGACACACGATTCCCGAGGCACTGGGCATCGATGACCAGATCCCTGACGGGCTGGACTTGCTCGAAGACGAGGTCCAGGAACGCCAACACTTCCGGACGTTCATGTCTCGGTTTGCCGACCGGCACCCCGAACACGAGGATCTGCTCCGTATCTTCCGCGACCGGCGGACGCTCCGATCGGTGATCCAACAGCTCGCCGCAAAGGGTGTCATTCCACAACGCGAGGGCTGGTATCGCGACACTGCAGCGCCACTTGAGGGCGACCGAGACGCGTTCCTCGAGACCGTCGCTGAGACCAACGCCCCGAACGAGGGGGCGAATGGACCCAAAAACAGCGATGCCAGGGGTGCTGTGGGTGGCTGGGACGTCACGGAGTACGCACCAGACGCACCCACGAAGGCCGAACTCCATGACGATCCGCAGGTCAGCGAGGACCTCGTCTTCGACGCGTTCGATGAGGATCGCGAGGCGCTCCGGGCCTTCCTCCACGATGTCTATATTGAGTATCTCGAGTTCGCACTCTCTCGAAACTACCTGACTCAGGGGCTGATGCTGGCACTGGCTTTCGTCATGCTCTGCGAAGACCCTACCGTTCGGACGGCAGTCGGCCACGACTACGTCATGGTGGATGAGTTCCAGGACACTAACGAACTCCAGTTCAAAATCACGCTCCTGCTCGCATCGGCCAACAACATCTGTGTCGTTGGTGACTGGAAGCAGAGTATCTACGGGTTCCAGTACACCAGCGTCGAGAACATCACTGAGTTTGAGAGCCGGCTCCAGCAGTATGCAGACGAGCTCAACAGCGACACTGAACGGATCAGTTACCCGGTCGACGAGGTCGAGCCCATCCCGCTGTTCCAGAACTACCGTTCGTCAGCATCTATTCTTGATATTGCCGAGCAGAGTCTCTCGATCCCCGCGACGTACTCCGAGGATCTCGACGAAGATCCGCTGGCCGACGAAGAGCAACTTGAGGCAACAAACTACGTCGACAACGCCCGCATCGATGCCTACCGGGCTGACGACGAGTATGCCCTGATTCTCGACCGGATACAGACGATTGTCGATAACGAGGCATACGCTGTCGAGGTTCGAGATGAGCCAGCGTCGACGGCGGAGATGTCTCCCGAAGAACAGCGGGCGGCCGAGCAGGAACGCCTCGGAGCGCCCTCGTATAGCGATATCGCCGTGTTCACCCGAAAGCGAAAGTTCGCCCGAGAGCTTCTTGACCGGGCGGCCGAGTACGACATCCCTATCGCCTACGAAGGAGGCGTCGAACTATTTGACACGCCAGAGGCGAAGTTGCTCCTCGCCTGGCTCCGTATCTGTGAGTCCGACGATCCGCGAGGCTGGGCCGTGGTGCTCGAACGCGCCGGGCACACCTTCGAGCAGACTGAGACGTTGCTCGCCGAGGAGGCATACCCGGACGCGATGGTCGCGTTCCGTGATGAGTTACTCGAGCTGGAGACACTCGGTGGGCTAGCCCAGCGGGTGTTTGACCGGTACAACATCGCCAACGCGTTCGCCGATGCGCTGCTTGACCACCTAACGAGTGTCTACGAAGGGACGCTGCTGACCCGGGGCGAGGCGATCACCTACATCACGGACAACCTGGAGAACGGGAGTACGGTCGATATCGATACGAGTCCTGGACAGGACGCCGTTACGCTTCAGACAATTCACGGCGCCAAAGGACTCGAGTACCCGATCGTCCTGCTGGGGAATCTAAATTATCGAGCCTTCCCGCACTACGGCCAGCCACCGTCCTCGCCAGTCGTCTACCAGGAGCCGCTCGGCCTCCGCCAGCGGAAGGTCTTCACCGATACGGGGACACACCCGCACGTCTTCAGCAACTGGCGCTACGATCTGCTCAGGTCCTGTCTCCCCTCAGAGTACGACGAGGAGCGCCGGCTTCTGTACGTCGCCATGACGCGGGCCCAGCGACACCTGCTGTTCACCGCCGGTGAGGAGCCGAGCCTGTTCTTCACCGAGCTACCGGTGGAGGCAGACGAACTCGAGCCGGAACCGAGGACGGTAGATACTAGCACCGAGACGGCGGCCGACTACGAGGTCACGATTCCGGATGCGAGTGGGCTGCCGCGACGGCACGGTGTCCATGATATCATGGACGACAGCGTATACCAGGAGGTGACGGAGGGTCGCGGCAAGGAGTTCGGCGATGCCCTCCACGACTTCGCCGAGGCGTACGTCCTCGGCGAGGCCGGCGCGCCAGCGAACGAAGATCAGGAGAACGTGGCCCGGTTGCTTGATGGACTAGACGGAGAGTGTAGTGCCGAGGAGACGGTGTTGCTCCCGCTCACAACGGACCCGAAGGTGACGCTCACAGGCATCATCGATCTGCTGCACATCACACCAGATCGCGTCGAGGTGATCGATTACAAGACCGACCTAAGTCGGGTCGCAGAGTCGGAGTACCAGAAGCAGCTCAGTGCCTACTATCACGTCCTCACCACCGTCTATCCGGATCGTGAGGTCCGACTGGCGGTGTTCTACACCGCCGACGATGAACTGGTCACGATCGACCCGATTGCTGAGGACGAGTTTACACAGCTTGTCAAAGCGGCACTTATTGAGGACACGTAG